The segment CAAGACCAACGAGGAGCTGACGCGCCAGATCCTGACCCAGATCATCTTCGAGGAGGAAAGCCGGGGCCAGGCCCTGCTGCCGGTCCAGTTCCTGCGCCAGCTGATCGGCTTCTATGGCGGTCAGATGGAAGGGGTCCTGCCCAGCTATCTGGAGATGTCGCTGGAGAGCTTCTCGCGTCAGCAGGAACAGTTCCGCGACCAGATGACCAGGGCCTTCGGGGCCACGCCTGCCAGTGGCCTGATAGGCGGCAGCCTGATGGAGGCGGCGGTCAAGCAGAACATGGCCATGTTCGAGAACGCCATGAAGATGTTCCCGGCCTTCGCCTATGGCCGCACCGGGGGAGAGGCCGCCGCGCCCGCTCCGGCCGAGCCGGTGGCCGCCAATCCGCTTGACGAGATGCGTCGCCAGATGGACGAGATGCGGGCCCAGATCGACCGCCTCGCCTCTGCCCCCAGGGGCCCGGACAAGGCATGACCGACGGCGTCCGCCCCGTCCGCCCCGTGGCAGAGCGCGATCGCCGCGCAGCCCAGCGACGCGAGGCGGAACGGCGGGCGGGCTCGAACAGCCGCGAGCTGGTGCCGGTCGGCGAGGTCGTGGATGAACCCCACCACCCGGCAAGGGCTGCCGAGGCGACGGCTCCGGCCGATCCGGCGGCGGCCTTCTCTGCCCAGCTGATGGGTCAGAAGGGGCAGCGGAAGGGTCTGAAGGGCGGGCCCCCGGTGCTGAACTCGGCCCGCGCCAGCTATCTGGGCAACGAATATTCGGGCGAGAACGACCGGCGCCCGCCATCGGGCCTGGTCAGGAAGACGGACGTCTGACGCCCCGGCCGGGCTGGCCCGGACCTTGCAGTCGGTTAGGCGACCTGTCGCCTTTCGGACCCCGCCATGACCCTGTCCTTCGCCGCCCGCGCCTTTGACGTTCTGGTCGTCTCCCTGATCTTCACGGCCCTGCTCTAGGCCGACGGCGTCAGCCGCCCGCGCCGAAGTCCAGGTCCTTGCGGGCCGAGATGATGGTGACGATGAAGCCGGCCAGCACGTCCAGCATCACCATGGTGATGATCAGGAAGAAGGTCGAGGTCGCGAAGCCGCGCACCAGCAGGAACTCCACCAGGCAGACCACGAACACGACCATCGACAGGGCGTGATTGACGATGGCGACCTTCTGGCTCGAGGTCGACTTCAGCAGCTCGAAGAACAGCAGGATCAGCGACAGGAACAGGATCAGGTCGCCCACGCTGACGTTCCAGCTGGCCCCCGATGTCATGGGGATGGAGAACATCGCCTGATGCAGGGTCTCGTCGGCGGCGGCCAGCCCTCCGTTCCCGGCTCCGAACAGCACGACCAGATTGTAGAGCACCACCGGGATGGCCAGCAGAGGCAGCGCAATCAGCATGGATCGGTCCTTCGGGGTTCAACAGCCGAGCTTGTTAACGATACATACCCCGGTTCGATGCATACGGCCATGCTCGCTCGCCTGTCGGACGAAGTCAGAACTCCGTGACAGGCCCGGGTTTTCGCGACCGCGACTTCAGCCACATCACCCCCAGCAGGTCGGTGAACGAGGCCCGCAGCCGCCCCCAGTTGGTATATTTCGACTGGCCCGTCTCGCGGTGGCGGTGGCTGATCGGCAGGTAGCGGTTTTCATACCCCTCGCGGATCACCAGGGCCGGGAGGTAGCGGTGGATGTGATCGAAATACGGGAGCCGCAGGAAGACGTCGCGGCGGAAGGCCTTCAGACCGCAGCCCGTGTCGTCGGCGTCGTCGCCCAGCAGGTTCTTGCGGATCCGGTTGGCCCAGCGCGAGGCCCACAGCTTGGCCTCCGAATCCTGACGCTTCTGGCGCACCCCGCCGACCAGGGCGACCCGGGGCGGGGCGGCGATCAGGGCATCGGCGAGGGCGGGGGCATCGGCGGGCGGGTTCTGGCCGTCGCCGTCCAGGGTGACGACGATCGCGCCCCTGGCCGCCAGCACGCCGGTACGGACGGCCCGGCTCTGGCCCGCATTGGTCTGGTGCGCCAGGACGCGCAGGGTCGGCAGTTCGGCGCCGAGGGCGCGGAGCTCGGCCAGGGTGGTGTCGCGGCTGGCGTCGTCGACGAAGATCATCTCATAGGAGCGTCCGGCGAAGGCGGCCGCGATCTCGCGCGCCAGGGGTCCGGCCGCGCCCGCCTCGTTGTGGACGGGGACGACGACGGAGATATCGGGGGTCTCGGCACTGCTCATGGTTCGTCTGTAGCCGGGAATCGGGGATCAGCGCCACGGGGCAGGCGCGCAGCTTGAGCCATGACGCCCCGTCGATCTTCGTGTTAGCAACGTCGCATGACCCGACCCGACCTGGATCGCTATATCGCCGGATGGCGTGGGCCGCTGCTGGCGGCGCTGCTGGCGCTGATCGCCGGCCTGCCGTCGCTGCTGCTGCTGCCGCCGCTGGACCGCGACGAGAGCCGCTATGCCCAGGCGACCTCGCAGATGCTGGAGAGCGGCGACTATGTCGACATCCGCTTCCAGGACGAGCCGCGCTGGAAGAAACCGGTCGGTATCTACTGGATGCAGGCGGGGGCCGTCTCCCTGACATCGAGGGTCGAGAACCGGGACATCGCCCCCTATCGCATCCCGTCCTTGCTGGGAGCCATGCTGGCGGCCTGGGCCTGTGCCTGGATGGGGTCGGCCCTTTTCGGGGCGCGGGCGGGATTCCTGGCGGGGGCGATCCTGGGGACCACCTTCCTGCTGTCGTCCGAGGCCGGGATCGCCAAGACCGACGCCATGCTGTGCGGGTCGGTGACCCTGGCCATGGCCGGACTGGCGCGGCTGTATATGGCCTCGAAGGCCGCGCCACTGGTGAAGGGCGATCCGGTGCAGCGGCCCTACAAGCTGATGCTGTGGCTGGGGCTGGGGCTGTCCATCCTCATCAAGGGTCCGATCGGCCTACTGGTCATCGTGCCCGCCGCCCTGTCGCTGTCGATCTGGGATCGCAGCTGGGCCTGGCTGAAGCGGCTGGGCTGGGGCTGGGGCATTCCGCTGGTCGTGCTGATCGTGGGACCCTGGGCCATCGCGGTGACCATCGCCACCGACGGCGGATTCTGGCGCGACGCCCTGATCGGCGACATGGCGTCCAAGGTCGCGAGCGGTCAGGAGAGCC is part of the Brevundimonas sp. AJA228-03 genome and harbors:
- a CDS encoding glycosyltransferase family 2 protein; this translates as MSSAETPDISVVVPVHNEAGAAGPLAREIAAAFAGRSYEMIFVDDASRDTTLAELRALGAELPTLRVLAHQTNAGQSRAVRTGVLAARGAIVVTLDGDGQNPPADAPALADALIAAPPRVALVGGVRQKRQDSEAKLWASRWANRIRKNLLGDDADDTGCGLKAFRRDVFLRLPYFDHIHRYLPALVIREGYENRYLPISHRHRETGQSKYTNWGRLRASFTDLLGVMWLKSRSRKPGPVTEF
- the phaR gene encoding polyhydroxyalkanoate synthesis repressor PhaR, which translates into the protein MADSNTPGKKTKDTGRAGDAVVIKKYANRRLYNTSTSAYVTLEDLATMVREGTDFVVFDAKTNEELTRQILTQIIFEEESRGQALLPVQFLRQLIGFYGGQMEGVLPSYLEMSLESFSRQQEQFRDQMTRAFGATPASGLIGGSLMEAAVKQNMAMFENAMKMFPAFAYGRTGGEAAAPAPAEPVAANPLDEMRRQMDEMRAQIDRLASAPRGPDKA